In Sphingobacterium thalpophilum, a genomic segment contains:
- a CDS encoding LacI family DNA-binding transcriptional regulator produces MKRFTLKEIGQQLNLSPGTISKALNDSHEISAETKKLILDFTQKINYIPNFSAKSLKTGRSNTLAIIVPFISSSFFFDFYEEISHILSQTNYKLILLQTFNDEKKEKEALELCIQSNIEGVIISPVKNDSSLSLLFYMMEQVCPVIIFDRINHQLDTFKIGIQNNKVIYQATEEMIKNRRENIILLLCKDIGGNVSRIKGYKDALFNAGVPFKEENIIEISYSSPKDNIDDELESKINTLLNKPSAPNALLSTTDTLSLKVLHILNKLKVKIPDDMNLIGFSNTPFANSLNPSLTTITQPTQLMAEKSVELLLQMLKKKNKKNYFEFETFFLDCSIEHRKSTSSL; encoded by the coding sequence ATGAAGAGATTTACGTTAAAAGAGATTGGCCAACAGTTAAACCTATCTCCAGGAACCATTTCCAAAGCACTAAACGATAGCCATGAAATAAGTGCAGAAACAAAAAAGCTAATCTTAGATTTTACGCAGAAAATCAATTATATACCAAATTTCTCCGCAAAAAGCTTAAAAACAGGGCGCTCAAACACCTTAGCAATCATTGTTCCATTTATCTCAAGCTCTTTTTTCTTTGATTTCTACGAAGAGATCTCGCACATTCTATCGCAGACGAATTATAAACTGATCCTATTGCAGACTTTTAACGACGAGAAAAAAGAAAAAGAAGCGCTGGAACTTTGCATACAAAGCAATATCGAAGGAGTGATCATTTCCCCTGTGAAAAATGATTCAAGCTTATCGCTTTTGTTTTATATGATGGAGCAGGTTTGTCCCGTCATTATTTTCGACCGAATAAACCATCAGCTCGATACATTCAAAATCGGAATCCAAAACAACAAGGTCATCTACCAGGCAACAGAAGAAATGATCAAAAACAGAAGAGAAAATATCATTCTTTTACTATGTAAAGATATTGGCGGAAATGTAAGCCGCATAAAAGGATATAAAGATGCACTCTTCAACGCCGGCGTACCCTTCAAAGAAGAAAATATTATAGAAATATCCTATTCCAGCCCCAAGGACAATATCGATGACGAACTGGAAAGCAAAATAAACACGTTATTAAATAAGCCCTCCGCTCCAAATGCACTCCTCTCAACGACAGACACCTTGTCGTTAAAAGTTTTGCACATATTAAATAAATTGAAGGTGAAAATTCCTGATGACATGAACTTAATTGGCTTTAGCAACACCCCTTTTGCCAACAGTCTCAATCCATCTCTAACAACAATTACCCAACCAACACAGCTGATGGCAGAAAAATCGGTAGAACTCCTCTTGCAGATGTTAAAGAAAAAAAACAAAAAGAATTATTTCGAATTCGAGACGTTTTTTTTGGACTGCAGTATCGAACACCGAAAATCTACATCATCCCTTTAA
- a CDS encoding UbiX family flavin prenyltransferase: MSKRKIVVAITGASGSIYAKVLLKKLLVLKTQIAEVGIVMSNNAKDVWRAELGDESYQDVPFKFYDKGDFFAPFASGSARYDTMIVCPCSMGTLSRIAHGVSSDLTTRAADVVLKERRRLILVTRETPLSIIHIQNMKLVTEAGGIICPASPSFYSLPKTLDEVAETVVDRILSLAGFEFKHYQWGENA; this comes from the coding sequence ATGTCTAAGAGAAAAATTGTTGTTGCCATTACTGGAGCTAGCGGCTCAATCTATGCTAAAGTTTTACTTAAAAAACTATTGGTATTAAAAACACAGATCGCAGAGGTTGGGATTGTGATGTCGAATAATGCGAAGGATGTATGGCGTGCGGAGTTGGGCGATGAGAGTTATCAGGATGTGCCGTTCAAGTTTTATGACAAGGGTGATTTCTTTGCTCCTTTTGCATCAGGATCGGCTCGCTATGATACGATGATTGTCTGTCCGTGTTCAATGGGGACATTATCAAGGATAGCCCACGGTGTGTCTTCTGATTTGACAACCCGAGCGGCCGATGTCGTGCTAAAAGAGCGACGAAGATTGATTTTGGTTACCCGTGAGACACCACTAAGTATTATACATATCCAGAACATGAAATTGGTAACAGAGGCCGGAGGTATCATTTGTCCGGCATCACCTTCATTCTATAGCTTACCAAAGACTTTGGACGAAGTCGCGGAAACCGTGGTTGATCGGATTTTGAGTCTTGCTGGGTTTGAATTTAAACATTATCAGTGGGGAGAAAATGCCTAG
- a CDS encoding GntR family transcriptional regulator: MEFNANKAIYLQIAEYVCDHILLATWKVDEKLPSVRELAVQMEVNPNTVMRTYDMLQQKEIIANKRGIGFFLTQESVKNVKLYRKAIFLEEDLPLFFRNIYLLEIGLDELEQRYRRFVSQNFNQNES; the protein is encoded by the coding sequence ATGGAGTTCAATGCAAATAAAGCCATTTACCTTCAGATTGCTGAGTATGTATGTGATCATATTTTGCTAGCGACCTGGAAAGTGGATGAAAAACTCCCCTCAGTAAGGGAATTGGCAGTTCAGATGGAGGTTAACCCCAATACTGTTATGCGGACCTACGATATGTTGCAGCAGAAAGAAATTATAGCCAATAAGCGCGGGATCGGTTTTTTTCTGACACAAGAATCGGTGAAGAATGTGAAGTTATATAGAAAGGCAATTTTTCTAGAAGAAGATCTTCCCTTGTTTTTTCGTAATATTTATTTATTGGAAATCGGTCTGGATGAGTTAGAGCAACGTTATAGACGGTTTGTAAGTCAGAATTTTAATCAAAATGAGTCATGA
- a CDS encoding transposase — MDNHPVSAQLVGLFFQMDGKQLQDQYKNHLSDFQDWDQKPHAEQWTLFPDNISEHLSIDETSFSNGELYTIVSSKSAKGRKGTILATIRGTKAEDIIAVLERIPLKLRNKVREVTMDMAPNMAKAIRRCFRNARRVIDRFHVQKLAYDAVQELRIKYRWEVLDAESKKIMESRKQGIPYDPELLPNGDTLKQLLARSRHLLFKHPSRWSESQKRRAELLFIRFPKLKQAYDLGVALGDIFNKCRDKKVAFTKLGLWHNQVENAGIASFESVARSIAAHHQYILHYFDNRSTNASAESFNAKLKAFRSVFRGVRDTTFFLYRVMKLYA; from the coding sequence TTGGATAATCATCCTGTAAGCGCCCAATTGGTAGGTCTGTTCTTCCAAATGGACGGTAAGCAACTACAGGATCAATACAAGAACCATCTCAGTGACTTCCAGGACTGGGACCAAAAGCCACACGCAGAGCAATGGACCCTTTTTCCTGATAACATATCGGAACACCTGAGCATCGATGAGACCAGCTTTAGCAACGGTGAACTTTACACGATCGTAAGCAGTAAATCAGCAAAGGGCAGGAAGGGAACCATATTGGCTACCATAAGAGGGACAAAGGCGGAAGATATTATTGCTGTATTAGAGCGCATTCCACTTAAACTAAGGAACAAAGTTAGGGAAGTAACGATGGATATGGCCCCCAATATGGCAAAGGCTATCCGTAGGTGTTTCAGAAATGCCAGAAGGGTTATCGATCGGTTTCATGTACAAAAACTTGCTTATGATGCTGTTCAGGAACTCCGTATCAAATACCGATGGGAAGTCTTAGATGCAGAAAGCAAAAAAATAATGGAATCGCGAAAACAGGGTATCCCATATGACCCCGAGTTGTTGCCTAATGGTGATACGCTCAAACAGCTATTAGCTAGGTCGAGACACCTCCTGTTCAAGCATCCAAGTCGATGGTCGGAAAGCCAAAAACGCCGTGCAGAACTGCTGTTCATCAGGTTTCCCAAGCTAAAACAGGCTTATGATCTTGGAGTTGCCTTAGGTGACATCTTCAATAAATGCAGGGATAAAAAAGTTGCTTTCACAAAGTTAGGACTGTGGCACAACCAGGTTGAGAACGCGGGTATTGCTTCATTCGAGAGTGTCGCAAGATCCATTGCAGCACATCATCAATACATTCTCCACTACTTCGACAATAGAAGCACCAATGCATCCGCAGAGTCCTTCAATGCAAAACTCAAAGCTTTCAGGAGCGTCTTCCGTGGAGTAAGGGATACAACATTCTTCCTGTACAGAGTGATGAAATTGTATGCTTAA
- a CDS encoding DUF2851 family protein, whose amino-acid sequence MLVTENLMQFIWKLRLFRANGLNSTDGEPLVVVHVGQYNTDSGPDFLMSHIRCKDNDWFGHVEMHIQSSDWDRHCHQEDVVYNNVILHVVWKNDKVIYRNDGTSIPTLVLSEYVEQHLLERYSVMMNTKSSIPCEFQLSSVDLFKKSIWLSSLAIERLEMKFQQMSVILKQCNTDWEKTLWVWICRCMGLKVNADTFQELGEKLPWNILQKYRSNLFKIEALFFGISRLFIQGQESEYMKRLAGEFEYQKRIHGIEAIYGVWKRMRMRPYNFPERRITQLALLFSKNELGVAKILAVDDLEAARKLFKIESPGDYFGGYFSFGTKTKVKTSVRLGKETINTLVINVIIVFLFSYGKYFSIQSYIDKALDLLEQLPAEKNVVVRQFTQYDWPVQSALQSQGILQLKRFYCDRKRCLHCSIGSEILKRN is encoded by the coding sequence ATGTTAGTTACAGAAAACTTAATGCAGTTTATCTGGAAACTTCGGCTATTCCGTGCAAATGGGTTGAATTCTACTGATGGAGAACCCTTGGTCGTTGTTCATGTGGGGCAATATAATACAGATTCCGGCCCCGATTTTCTCATGTCACATATTAGGTGTAAAGATAATGATTGGTTTGGTCATGTCGAGATGCATATCCAATCTTCGGATTGGGATCGACATTGTCATCAAGAAGATGTCGTTTATAATAACGTTATCTTACATGTGGTGTGGAAAAATGATAAAGTTATCTACCGAAATGATGGGACATCTATACCGACATTGGTGCTTTCGGAATATGTGGAACAGCATCTCTTGGAGCGGTATTCAGTGATGATGAATACTAAAAGTTCGATACCTTGTGAATTTCAGCTTAGTTCTGTCGATCTTTTTAAAAAATCCATATGGCTGAGTAGTTTAGCTATTGAACGCCTAGAAATGAAGTTTCAACAAATGTCGGTGATCTTAAAACAATGTAATACGGATTGGGAAAAAACTTTATGGGTATGGATCTGCAGATGTATGGGATTAAAAGTTAATGCAGATACATTTCAGGAGCTTGGGGAAAAATTACCTTGGAACATTTTACAAAAATATCGTTCCAACCTATTTAAAATAGAGGCTCTTTTCTTTGGGATCAGCAGGCTGTTTATTCAAGGACAAGAAAGCGAGTATATGAAGCGGCTAGCTGGTGAATTTGAGTATCAAAAACGTATTCATGGTATAGAGGCTATTTATGGGGTTTGGAAAAGGATGAGAATGAGACCTTATAATTTTCCTGAACGGCGAATCACGCAATTAGCTCTTTTGTTTAGTAAGAACGAGTTGGGCGTTGCTAAGATTTTGGCTGTGGATGATTTGGAGGCTGCTCGAAAATTATTTAAGATAGAGTCGCCGGGTGATTATTTTGGGGGATATTTTTCTTTCGGTACAAAAACGAAGGTAAAAACATCGGTTCGGCTGGGTAAAGAAACTATTAACACGCTTGTTATTAACGTGATTATCGTATTTCTTTTTTCATACGGTAAATATTTTAGTATTCAGTCATATATTGATAAAGCGCTAGATCTTTTGGAGCAGCTTCCTGCAGAAAAAAATGTTGTTGTGAGACAATTTACTCAATATGATTGGCCTGTTCAAAGCGCATTGCAAAGTCAAGGGATTTTGCAATTAAAGAGATTTTACTGTGATAGGAAGCGCTGCCTTCATTGCAGTATAGGATCAGAAATTTTAAAAAGAAATTAA
- the ribD gene encoding bifunctional diaminohydroxyphosphoribosylaminopyrimidine deaminase/5-amino-6-(5-phosphoribosylamino)uracil reductase RibD: MDMHRQYMHRCLELAQMGAGSVSPNPMVGAVIVLDGKIIGEGYTSPYGGPHAEVNAVQQVMQKYGEKAKRLIAESTFYVSLEPCAHYGKTPPCANMIAELKPLKVFIACLDPSAKVNGKGVEILREAGIEVEIGLLEKEAIWLNRRFFTRIGQFRPYVILKWAQTKDGFIGQESKQVWISNAASQQLVHRWRAEEDAILVGTNTAVVDNPSLTVREWQGKNPLRILLDRDLAIPLDANILNDQADTIVFNAKKTEWTANVKYIELENYGLYLPQNILYQLYLMDVQSIIIEGGRATLQMFIDADLWDEARVFESETRLLNGIEAPQFKGQLLESKLVSNDLLKIYKKQ, translated from the coding sequence ATGGATATGCACAGGCAATATATGCATCGTTGTTTGGAACTGGCCCAAATGGGTGCGGGTTCAGTGAGTCCCAATCCAATGGTTGGGGCTGTCATTGTTTTGGACGGTAAAATTATCGGTGAAGGGTATACTTCTCCGTATGGTGGACCACATGCTGAGGTCAATGCTGTACAACAGGTTATGCAAAAGTATGGGGAAAAGGCAAAGCGGCTTATCGCAGAAAGTACTTTTTATGTCAGCCTTGAACCTTGCGCGCATTATGGAAAGACACCCCCCTGTGCAAATATGATTGCGGAGCTTAAACCGTTGAAAGTTTTTATAGCCTGTTTGGATCCTTCCGCAAAGGTCAATGGCAAAGGAGTAGAAATACTACGGGAAGCAGGTATTGAGGTCGAAATTGGTTTACTGGAAAAAGAGGCCATATGGCTCAACCGTCGGTTTTTTACACGTATCGGTCAATTTCGTCCCTATGTTATTTTAAAATGGGCACAAACCAAGGATGGTTTTATAGGACAAGAGAGTAAGCAGGTTTGGATAAGTAATGCCGCAAGCCAACAGTTGGTTCACCGTTGGAGAGCGGAGGAAGATGCTATTTTGGTTGGTACAAATACTGCAGTCGTAGATAATCCCAGTCTGACCGTAAGAGAATGGCAGGGTAAAAACCCATTGCGTATTCTTTTAGATAGAGATCTTGCTATCCCGCTAGATGCTAATATTCTCAATGATCAAGCTGATACAATTGTGTTCAATGCTAAAAAGACAGAATGGACAGCAAATGTGAAGTATATTGAGCTCGAAAATTATGGGTTGTATTTACCGCAGAATATTCTTTATCAACTTTATTTAATGGATGTTCAGTCAATAATCATAGAAGGAGGGCGTGCTACTCTGCAAATGTTTATAGATGCGGATCTCTGGGATGAGGCAAGGGTATTTGAGTCTGAAACAAGATTATTGAATGGGATTGAGGCTCCTCAATTTAAAGGACAATTGCTAGAAAGCAAATTGGTTTCCAATGATCTTTTAAAGATCTATAAGAAACAGTAA
- a CDS encoding DUF4199 domain-containing protein, with the protein MADSINQSNVGFDAVIDKKKSIIYGVILGIISFILGLVVLFVVKDLNSFWGVMSMSFIVNTGLFVIISALFAFSLRKANGGYWNFSIALKSIFMMLAISTIISTIGTQAYVNFINPTLQEKVVTHTINVTIEYMEKNNVPDEVIDSKIAELEKQVDAIGKITLGQVLKGLAITLMFQFVFALLLSALTKREKLVIKQETN; encoded by the coding sequence ATGGCAGATTCAATCAACCAAAGTAATGTAGGATTTGATGCGGTAATTGACAAAAAGAAAAGTATTATTTACGGTGTTATCCTGGGAATAATTTCTTTCATTCTCGGATTAGTCGTCTTGTTTGTTGTCAAAGACTTAAATTCCTTTTGGGGGGTAATGTCGATGTCATTTATTGTTAATACTGGTCTTTTTGTTATTATTTCTGCGCTTTTCGCTTTCTCTCTTAGGAAAGCAAATGGCGGATACTGGAATTTTTCTATAGCATTAAAATCCATATTTATGATGCTTGCTATTTCTACTATTATTTCAACAATTGGGACACAGGCGTATGTTAATTTCATTAATCCAACTTTACAAGAAAAGGTGGTGACACATACAATTAATGTTACAATTGAGTATATGGAAAAGAACAATGTGCCGGATGAGGTTATCGATTCAAAAATCGCGGAACTTGAAAAGCAAGTTGATGCTATTGGAAAGATAACGCTAGGGCAGGTGCTCAAAGGGTTGGCTATCACGCTGATGTTTCAATTTGTTTTTGCATTACTATTATCAGCCTTGACAAAACGAGAAAAATTGGTGATCAAACAAGAGACCAATTAG
- a CDS encoding ankyrin repeat domain-containing protein, whose protein sequence is MNLSVLEQYIEEGRSHDIDLLLIGNPELLQETTSHGISPLLLACYYNKPQIIRTLLQHTKSMTIHEACAAGLTSYLEAIILQAPSVVNEWSSQGFTPLTLATYFNKADIVRLLLSKKVNPNVVTKNEQLTTALHIAAANNNEEIGKLLIDANANVNAIQATGETPLHFAAQFGNIDFIVALLENGADTRVINISGLAPMDMAYEKGHKEIAEILKN, encoded by the coding sequence ATGAACCTTTCCGTTTTAGAACAATATATTGAAGAAGGCAGAAGCCATGATATCGACTTATTATTGATTGGAAATCCCGAACTTTTACAAGAAACAACGAGTCATGGAATTTCTCCCCTCCTATTGGCTTGCTATTACAACAAACCCCAGATCATTCGGACACTTTTACAACACACCAAATCCATGACTATCCATGAGGCCTGTGCGGCCGGGTTAACCTCATACCTGGAGGCTATTATTTTGCAAGCTCCATCTGTTGTCAACGAATGGTCATCACAGGGTTTTACGCCATTGACCTTAGCAACATATTTCAACAAAGCAGACATTGTCCGTCTTTTGCTATCCAAAAAAGTCAATCCCAATGTCGTAACCAAAAATGAACAACTCACCACTGCGCTACATATTGCTGCGGCAAACAACAATGAAGAGATCGGCAAGTTGCTTATCGATGCTAATGCAAATGTCAATGCCATTCAAGCTACTGGTGAAACTCCACTTCATTTCGCGGCTCAATTTGGTAATATCGACTTTATTGTTGCCTTACTCGAAAATGGAGCCGACACCAGAGTCATCAATATTTCAGGATTAGCTCCAATGGATATGGCATATGAAAAAGGCCATAAGGAGATTGCAGAGATTTTAAAGAATTAA
- a CDS encoding transposase, translating to MQEAERKLLSLLMPEGLLEYFQILEVDQVDNQLHIYLDELNIAPTGYQNSKLESKGFMPSTEISDFPIRGQKVTLHIRRRRWTVLDTGEIITRDWNLVREGARMTTEFGLFLKKIFG from the coding sequence TTGCAAGAAGCCGAACGTAAATTACTGTCCCTATTGATGCCCGAAGGGCTATTGGAATACTTTCAGATTTTAGAAGTCGATCAGGTTGACAATCAGCTCCACATTTATTTAGATGAGCTTAATATTGCTCCGACAGGCTATCAGAACAGCAAGTTGGAGTCAAAGGGCTTCATGCCTTCCACTGAGATTTCAGACTTTCCCATTCGAGGCCAGAAAGTTACGCTACATATCCGCCGTCGTCGCTGGACGGTCCTGGATACCGGAGAGATCATCACAAGAGATTGGAATCTGGTGCGTGAGGGTGCTCGAATGACTACGGAATTCGGGCTTTTTTTAAAGAAGATATTTGGATAA
- a CDS encoding dihydroorotase family protein gives MKSLLITSVKVILPGNEFHQQQVDVFIEKGKIAQIGKSVKVADKNIETLDGAGKVLAPGFFDLHANFGEPGLETKEDIVSGSAAAAAGGFTGVAVMPNTEPAIQSRSEVALIVNTAKGNIVDVHPIGAISKKREGKELAELFDMKQTGAVAFSDGNRSVQQAGLMSRALLYAKGFDGLIFSHAEDESMAGGNKMNEGAMSTYLGMKGIPNLAESLMVSRDLYLAEYTGAPIHFASISTPEAVDLIKKAKAKGLPVTCDVAAHQLVFTDDDIVGFDSNYKVSPPLRTKADLKVLLKGVKDGTIDAVVSQHTPHEIEFKNVEFHIAKNGIIGLQTVLPLLVRAGLNEEQIVNSLSVRPRQILGLEVPLIEEGAIANLVVFDPVKTWNFDETTNRSKSKNSPLFGQTLKGAVELIINNNQIIKND, from the coding sequence ATGAAAAGCTTATTGATTACTTCTGTTAAAGTAATTTTACCTGGTAACGAATTTCATCAGCAGCAAGTTGATGTATTTATCGAAAAGGGAAAGATTGCACAGATTGGAAAATCTGTCAAAGTAGCTGATAAAAATATAGAAACCTTAGATGGTGCCGGAAAAGTTTTAGCGCCAGGTTTTTTTGACCTACATGCCAATTTTGGAGAACCTGGATTAGAAACCAAAGAAGACATCGTTAGTGGAAGCGCAGCAGCTGCTGCTGGAGGATTTACTGGAGTAGCCGTAATGCCTAATACCGAACCGGCGATTCAAAGCCGTTCCGAGGTTGCACTTATTGTCAATACAGCGAAAGGAAATATTGTTGATGTACATCCAATTGGAGCGATCAGTAAAAAGAGAGAAGGGAAAGAACTGGCCGAGCTATTTGATATGAAGCAAACGGGTGCTGTCGCTTTTAGTGATGGAAACAGGAGTGTACAGCAGGCGGGATTAATGAGCAGAGCGTTGTTATACGCTAAGGGATTCGATGGATTGATTTTTTCACATGCTGAAGATGAGTCTATGGCAGGTGGAAACAAAATGAATGAAGGTGCGATGAGTACTTATTTGGGAATGAAAGGTATTCCTAACCTGGCCGAATCGTTAATGGTTTCTCGTGATCTGTATTTAGCGGAATATACTGGAGCTCCAATTCATTTTGCATCCATCAGCACTCCAGAAGCTGTCGATCTGATAAAAAAAGCGAAAGCAAAAGGTCTTCCAGTAACATGTGATGTTGCTGCACATCAATTGGTGTTTACTGATGATGATATTGTCGGTTTTGATAGTAATTATAAGGTAAGCCCCCCATTACGCACAAAGGCCGATCTGAAGGTATTACTTAAAGGCGTTAAGGACGGTACTATCGATGCTGTTGTTTCGCAACACACACCGCATGAAATAGAATTTAAGAATGTTGAATTCCATATTGCAAAAAATGGAATTATTGGACTGCAGACCGTATTACCACTCTTGGTTCGTGCTGGATTAAATGAAGAACAAATTGTCAATAGTCTTTCAGTTAGACCCCGGCAGATTCTAGGACTTGAAGTTCCTCTTATTGAGGAGGGAGCAATAGCCAATCTTGTCGTATTTGACCCTGTGAAGACTTGGAACTTCGATGAAACAACAAATAGATCTAAATCTAAAAATTCTCCATTATTTGGACAGACTTTAAAAGGTGCTGTCGAATTGATCATCAATAATAATCAAATCATAAAAAACGATTAA
- the prmC gene encoding peptide chain release factor N(5)-glutamine methyltransferase, translating to MKILQDFELLFQHELQELYDEDEIKAIFLMVVAEKFGLNRTNYHLRKTDIVNEANKAEVLSILQDLEKHRPIQYILNRADFYGEVFQVNESVLIPRQETEELVDLIIKNHKSSQNLKIIDIGTGSGCIPITLSKHLNNALVTTIDISKEAIKTAQENANNLKTQVQFINADIFEWEYIFSDQQYNIIVSNPPYITPGEKQHMNQNVLAYEPELALFIEESAPLIFYDVISSFALKHLAPNGDLYFEINQYLGAEMKELMVKKGFEQVRLIKDINGADRIIHAKKAR from the coding sequence ATGAAAATACTTCAAGATTTCGAATTATTATTTCAACACGAGCTTCAGGAGTTATATGATGAGGATGAAATAAAAGCAATATTCTTAATGGTTGTTGCCGAAAAGTTTGGGTTAAATAGAACCAATTATCATTTGAGAAAAACAGATATTGTCAACGAGGCGAATAAGGCTGAAGTACTTAGCATCCTTCAGGATCTAGAAAAGCACAGACCTATACAGTACATACTCAATAGGGCAGATTTTTATGGTGAAGTTTTCCAGGTCAATGAATCGGTCCTCATTCCACGCCAGGAAACTGAAGAACTTGTCGATCTGATCATCAAAAACCATAAATCTTCTCAAAACCTAAAAATTATAGATATCGGAACTGGCTCTGGCTGCATCCCTATCACCTTATCAAAGCATCTCAATAATGCCCTGGTAACCACGATAGACATCTCAAAAGAGGCGATAAAAACAGCACAGGAAAATGCTAATAATTTAAAAACTCAGGTTCAATTTATCAATGCGGATATATTTGAATGGGAATACATTTTCTCCGACCAACAATACAATATCATTGTATCCAATCCGCCCTATATAACCCCGGGAGAAAAGCAGCATATGAATCAAAACGTATTGGCTTACGAACCTGAGCTCGCATTATTCATTGAAGAAAGCGCTCCGTTGATTTTTTATGATGTTATTTCATCCTTTGCACTGAAACATTTAGCCCCAAATGGAGATCTATATTTTGAAATCAATCAATATCTCGGTGCAGAAATGAAAGAACTTATGGTCAAAAAAGGATTTGAACAGGTCAGACTCATAAAAGATATCAATGGAGCAGACCGAATAATCCATGCAAAAAAAGCGCGATAA
- a CDS encoding ABC transporter ATP-binding protein, with the protein MVTIQNLNFSYSKSRPLFLHMDLELKQGHIYGLLGKNGAGKSTLLKNIAGLVYPVSGRVDVLGDNPNRREPSLLREISFIPEEFYLPAVKSEQFLKANAGFYPNFDQVYFDQLIREFDIPIEQKLANMSYGQKKKYIISFGLASNTKVIIMDEPTNGLDIPSKVQFRKIMASAITDDRCVIISTHQVRDLDNLIDAVILLDDHKVALNAPMHVITDRLCFKKVRELPLDTLYSEEGVGGFNVILPNSAVEDSKLDLELLFNAVLQCKEKITDLIKLDEYVKSI; encoded by the coding sequence ATGGTTACTATCCAAAATCTAAATTTCAGCTATAGTAAATCAAGGCCACTCTTTCTTCATATGGATCTTGAATTGAAGCAGGGGCATATCTATGGCTTGTTGGGGAAGAATGGTGCTGGTAAATCAACTTTGCTTAAGAATATTGCCGGTTTGGTATATCCTGTTTCGGGGCGAGTTGATGTGCTGGGGGATAACCCTAATCGAAGGGAACCTTCCTTGTTAAGAGAGATTAGTTTTATTCCGGAAGAGTTTTATCTCCCTGCCGTAAAATCGGAACAGTTTCTGAAGGCTAATGCAGGGTTCTACCCCAACTTCGATCAGGTATATTTCGATCAGCTTATTCGTGAGTTCGATATTCCTATTGAGCAAAAATTAGCAAACATGAGTTATGGACAGAAAAAGAAATATATTATTTCTTTCGGTTTAGCGTCTAACACGAAAGTGATCATCATGGATGAGCCAACGAATGGTTTGGATATTCCTTCTAAGGTTCAGTTTCGAAAGATCATGGCTTCTGCCATTACTGACGATCGATGTGTGATTATCTCCACACATCAGGTGCGTGATCTGGATAATCTTATTGATGCTGTTATTTTGCTTGATGATCATAAGGTTGCACTCAATGCTCCGATGCATGTGATTACTGATCGTTTATGCTTTAAAAAAGTAAGAGAATTGCCTTTGGATACACTCTATTCCGAAGAAGGGGTAGGCGGTTTTAATGTTATTCTCCCAAACTCGGCGGTAGAAGATTCGAAACTGGATTTGGAGTTGTTATTTAATGCTGTGTTACAGTGCAAGGAAAAAATTACGGACCTTATTAAACTTGATGAATATGTCAAATCTATTTAA